Proteins co-encoded in one Quercus robur chromosome 8, dhQueRobu3.1, whole genome shotgun sequence genomic window:
- the LOC126695268 gene encoding 1-aminocyclopropane-1-carboxylate oxidase 1 — MENFPVINLEKLNGEERGATMEIIKDACENWGFFELINHGISHELMDTVERMTKEHYQKCMEQRFKELVASKGLEGVQTEVNDLDWESTFFLRHLPQSNISEIPDLQDEYRKVMKEFALKLEKLAEELLDLLCENLGLEKGYLKKAFHGSKGPNFGTKVSNYPPCPKPDLIKGLRAHTDAGGIILLFQDDKVSGLQLLKDDQWIDVPPMRHSIVINLGDQIEVITNGKYKSVMHRVIAQTNGNRMSIASFYNPGGDAVIYPAPTLVEKESDENNNLYPKFVFEDYMKLYAGLKFQAKEPRFEAMKAIESNVNVGPIAAA; from the exons atggagaacTTCCCAGTGATCAACTTGGAGAAACTAAATGGTGAGGAGAGAGGAGCAACCATGGAGATAATCAAAGATGCCTGTGAAAACTGGGGCTTCTTCGAG TTAATAAATCATGGCATATCCCATGAACTAATGGACACCGTGGAGAGGATGACAAAGGAGCACTACCAGAAATGTATGGAGCAAAGGTTCAAGGAACTTGTGGCAAGCAAAGGTCTAGAGGGTGTTCAGACTGAGGTCAATGACTTGGATTGGGAGAGCACCTTCTTTTTGCGCCATCTTCCTCAATCCAATATATCTGAGATCCCAGATCTCCAAGATGAATACAG GAAGGTGATGAAGGAATTTGCATTAAAGTTGGAAAAATTAGCAGAGGAACTCCTAGACCTGTTATGTGAGAATCTTGGACTAGAGAAAGGTTACCTGAAAAAGGCATTCCATGGATCAAAGGGTCCAAATTTTGGCACCAAGGTTAGCAACTACCCTCCATGTCCAAAGCCAGACCTTATAAAGGGTCTTCGTGCCCACACAGATGCTGGTGGGATCATCCTACTCTTCCAGGATGACAAGGTCAGTGGTCTCCAGCTACTCAAAGATGATCAGTGGATAGACGTGCCCCCTATGCGCCACTCCATTGTTATTAACCTTGGTGACCAAATTGAG gtCATCACCAATGGGAAGTACAAGAGTGTGATGCACAGAGTGATAGCCCAAACAAATGGAAACAGAATGTCAATAGCTTCATTCTACAACCCTGGGGGTGATGCTGTTATATATCCAGCACCAACACTGGTGGAGAAAGAGTCAGATGAGAACAACAATTTGTACCCAAAATTTGTGTTTGAAGACTACATGAAGTTGTATGCTGGCCTCAAGTTCCAGGCCAAGGAGCCCAGATTTGAAGCCATGAAAGCCATAGAATCTAATGTTAATGTGGGTCCAATTGCAGCAGCTTAA